The proteins below come from a single Acuticoccus sediminis genomic window:
- the mprF gene encoding bifunctional lysylphosphatidylglycerol flippase/synthetase MprF has translation MRYPAAPPADGETECPNRPALRRVPPYARTLVRLRRLVHPRRLAAVAALLLACAVTVLLVDMLEGVAAKDVATAVRATRLADLLAGVAATAGSYAALMGFEWLAVRQAGAGAVVAPRLAAFTGFISWSFTFVLGFGVVTGGAVRLRRYGRAGLSASETLAVTLFGTAFFWLGIAALAGVSLLAAPSVLRPVLGLPAPAGIAIGLAVTMTLAAWLALGGRTLRAGARSVTLPGAGTGLAVILLGIADTGLAALGLWCVLPAGADMPFLAFLPIFAMATVAGVVSHAPGGVGAFEAVILISVPGEPSALLASLLVFRLVYYVGPFALGALGFAAAELAPQRHRLSVLPHLVLPAFAPLAPIVLSAAVFALGILLLMSGALPSEGWRMSGLERLLPLALVEASHVVASVAGAALLIVASGLRRRMRASWTAALVLLSAAAVFTLARGFDYEEAAASLTLIGLLVLARGAFDRGGRPLQTVTPRRVAGVAGAIALSVAVGIALQGDHDWYRVHWWDFAFHSDAPRFLRASVGASVALGLFVLWRAIHHPVARAAEMPDGTRIAEAVAASPDPFANLALLGDKRVLSGAGGGFIMYQVQGRTFLAMGDPVAPTREAAIDLVWRFRELAHRAGGAPAFYQVNAASLPLYVEAGFSFAKLGEEAVVDLDGFSLEGARATRYRQMLSRAGRAGLTFEIVPAAAVPPLLPALKPVSDAWVARQSGREKGFSLGFWDAAYLARFDHALVRWDGRPVAFATLWSSAGGGEMAIDLMRYGDALPGGTMDFLFVALIDALKTRGVARLSLGMAPLSGLADHRLAPTWSRVGATVYRRGGAFYNFSGLREFKAKFRPDWRPRYLACTDSRSIARVMLDATLIISRGPRGLTGGSAIPETDEDTAA, from the coding sequence ATGCGATACCCTGCCGCCCCTCCCGCCGACGGCGAGACCGAGTGTCCGAACCGTCCGGCCCTCCGCCGCGTCCCGCCGTACGCGCGGACGCTCGTCCGCCTGCGCCGGCTCGTCCACCCGAGACGGCTGGCCGCCGTCGCCGCGCTTCTCCTCGCCTGTGCCGTCACGGTGTTGCTCGTCGACATGCTGGAGGGCGTCGCCGCGAAGGACGTCGCCACAGCGGTGCGGGCGACACGTCTCGCCGACCTCCTCGCCGGGGTCGCCGCGACGGCGGGGTCCTACGCGGCGTTGATGGGGTTCGAGTGGCTTGCCGTGCGTCAGGCGGGTGCCGGCGCCGTCGTCGCCCCGCGCCTCGCCGCGTTCACGGGCTTCATCAGCTGGTCGTTCACGTTCGTGCTGGGCTTCGGCGTCGTGACCGGGGGCGCGGTGCGCCTGCGCCGGTACGGCCGCGCGGGCCTTTCGGCGAGCGAGACGCTCGCCGTGACGCTGTTCGGGACGGCGTTCTTCTGGCTCGGTATCGCCGCCCTCGCCGGCGTCAGCCTGCTCGCCGCGCCGTCCGTGCTGCGCCCGGTCCTCGGACTGCCGGCGCCGGCCGGCATTGCCATCGGCCTTGCCGTCACGATGACCCTCGCGGCGTGGCTCGCGCTCGGCGGGCGGACGCTCCGTGCCGGCGCAAGGTCCGTCACGCTGCCGGGCGCGGGGACGGGGCTCGCCGTGATCCTCCTCGGGATCGCGGACACGGGGCTTGCGGCGCTCGGCCTATGGTGCGTGCTTCCGGCCGGTGCGGACATGCCGTTCCTCGCCTTCCTGCCGATCTTCGCGATGGCGACGGTCGCGGGTGTCGTCAGCCATGCGCCGGGCGGTGTCGGCGCTTTCGAGGCGGTGATCCTCATCTCGGTTCCGGGGGAGCCGTCGGCGCTGCTCGCGTCGCTGCTCGTGTTCCGCCTCGTCTACTATGTCGGCCCGTTCGCGCTGGGGGCGCTCGGGTTCGCCGCGGCCGAGCTCGCGCCGCAGCGCCACCGGCTGAGCGTGCTGCCGCACCTCGTCCTGCCGGCGTTCGCGCCGCTTGCGCCGATCGTCCTCTCGGCGGCGGTGTTCGCGCTGGGCATCCTGCTGCTGATGTCGGGCGCGCTCCCCAGCGAGGGCTGGCGGATGAGCGGGCTGGAGCGGCTCCTGCCACTCGCGCTGGTCGAGGCGTCGCATGTCGTGGCGAGCGTCGCGGGCGCGGCCCTCCTCATCGTCGCGTCGGGGCTCAGACGGCGGATGCGCGCGTCGTGGACCGCCGCGCTGGTACTGCTCTCGGCGGCGGCCGTCTTCACGCTGGCGCGCGGCTTCGACTACGAGGAGGCGGCGGCCTCGCTGACCTTGATCGGCCTCCTCGTCCTGGCGCGCGGCGCGTTCGACCGTGGCGGGCGGCCGCTTCAGACGGTGACGCCGCGCCGGGTCGCCGGCGTCGCGGGCGCCATCGCCCTCTCCGTCGCGGTCGGCATCGCCTTGCAGGGCGACCACGACTGGTACCGCGTCCACTGGTGGGACTTCGCGTTCCACTCCGACGCGCCGCGCTTCCTCAGGGCGAGCGTCGGGGCGTCGGTCGCGCTCGGCCTCTTCGTCCTGTGGCGGGCGATCCATCATCCCGTCGCACGCGCCGCCGAGATGCCCGACGGGACGCGCATCGCCGAGGCGGTGGCGGCGTCTCCCGACCCCTTCGCGAACCTCGCCTTGCTGGGCGACAAGCGGGTGCTGTCCGGCGCCGGCGGCGGCTTCATCATGTACCAGGTCCAGGGGCGGACGTTCCTGGCGATGGGCGACCCTGTGGCGCCGACGCGCGAGGCCGCGATCGACCTCGTCTGGCGGTTCCGCGAGCTCGCGCACCGGGCCGGCGGCGCGCCGGCGTTCTACCAGGTCAACGCGGCCTCGCTGCCACTCTACGTCGAGGCGGGCTTCTCCTTCGCCAAGCTCGGCGAGGAGGCGGTGGTCGACCTCGACGGCTTCTCCCTCGAGGGCGCGCGGGCAACGCGCTACCGGCAGATGCTGTCGCGCGCCGGGCGGGCGGGCCTGACGTTCGAGATCGTCCCGGCCGCCGCCGTCCCCCCTCTCCTGCCGGCGCTGAAGCCGGTGTCCGACGCGTGGGTGGCCCGGCAGAGCGGCCGCGAGAAGGGATTTTCGCTCGGCTTCTGGGACGCGGCCTATCTCGCCCGCTTCGACCATGCGCTGGTCCGGTGGGACGGCCGCCCGGTCGCCTTCGCGACGCTCTGGTCCTCGGCGGGCGGCGGGGAGATGGCCATCGACCTGATGCGGTACGGCGACGCGTTGCCCGGAGGGACGATGGACTTCCTGTTCGTGGCGCTGATCGACGCGCTGAAGACGCGGGGCGTGGCGCGGCTCAGCCTCGGCATGGCGCCCCTGTCGGGGCTTGCGGATCACCGGCTGGCGCCGACGTGGAGCCGGGTCGGGGCGACGGTCTACCGCCGCGGCGGTGCGTTCTACAATTTCAGCGGGCTCAGGGAGTTCAAGGCGAAATTCAGACCCGACTGGCGGCCGCGCTACCTCGCCTGCACCGACAGCCGCTCCATCGCGCGGGTGATGCTCGACGCGACGCTGATCATCTCCCGGGGCCCCCGCGGCCTGACGGGAGGGTCTGCGATACCGGAAACGGACGAAGACACCGCCGCCTGA
- a CDS encoding methyl-accepting chemotaxis protein: protein MISRLPVWVKLTSLNVLITLALATALVIFAVQTMETSVSARLLQSQGQNLRLAAHELEFFTDGVRVEMDGGGNVTRLALSAWPAFATADTPDHTFIDRVGAITGETATIFAYDPARNDFVRRTTNIIKDDGNRAVGTVLGAASAAMAPIMAGQPFLGKAVILGKSYRTLYQPIFASDPSIPQTPQGVAGILYVGVRDAVLVGEISSFARHLGLIAVAITILGVVLSAFFGWNQLRPLRRAADDMTAIARGDHVSLHRTRRDELGAMQGALIDLAAVAESAAQRAQIIEQLDQPVITTGSDRELTITYANASARDLLAQLSRKAAALPADPLGKPLGSVYPNRTALDVDALSRGNAPKPHTARFEDEVCVFRVGALKDRGSAFAGAYLTIEVTTQRERTATQVETDVAGLMGTVRSALDVLKERTGALETAAASGTKDSGEAANVASDAADAIQTVAAAVEELNNSFSEVAQRIARNAELASDAATTTRGAAETAAALEVAGKRITEAVGLIAAIAEQTNLLALNATIEASRAGEAGLGFAVVASEVKSLAERSANATNEISGEVERFNVAGRTLIEAMEHVQDAIRNVDEVSTAVAAAVNQQQATTKDIAHTILDVASSASRVRSLSQAVNQVSERTSEAVGEVSRATSQLDETGRELASRATNFLTSIRQAA from the coding sequence TTGATTTCCCGTTTGCCGGTCTGGGTCAAGCTGACCTCGCTCAACGTCCTCATCACGCTGGCGCTCGCCACCGCCCTGGTGATCTTCGCGGTCCAGACGATGGAGACCAGCGTCAGCGCCCGTCTCCTGCAGAGCCAGGGCCAGAACCTGCGCCTCGCCGCTCACGAGCTGGAATTCTTCACCGACGGCGTGCGGGTCGAGATGGACGGCGGCGGCAACGTCACGCGCCTCGCCCTGTCCGCCTGGCCGGCCTTCGCCACCGCCGACACGCCGGACCACACGTTCATCGACCGCGTCGGTGCCATCACCGGCGAAACGGCGACGATCTTCGCCTACGACCCAGCCCGGAACGACTTCGTCCGCCGTACGACCAACATCATCAAGGACGACGGCAACCGCGCCGTGGGCACGGTGCTCGGCGCGGCGAGCGCGGCGATGGCGCCGATCATGGCGGGCCAGCCCTTCCTCGGCAAGGCGGTCATCCTCGGCAAGTCGTACCGCACGCTCTACCAGCCGATCTTCGCGTCCGACCCGTCGATCCCGCAGACGCCGCAGGGCGTCGCCGGCATCCTCTATGTCGGCGTGCGCGACGCGGTGCTGGTCGGCGAGATCTCCTCCTTCGCCCGACACCTCGGGCTCATCGCGGTCGCCATCACGATCCTCGGCGTGGTGCTCTCCGCCTTCTTCGGCTGGAACCAGCTGCGGCCGCTGCGCCGGGCCGCCGACGACATGACCGCCATCGCCCGGGGCGACCACGTCTCGCTGCACAGGACCCGCCGCGACGAGCTCGGCGCCATGCAGGGCGCGCTCATCGACCTCGCCGCCGTCGCCGAGAGCGCGGCCCAGCGCGCGCAGATCATCGAGCAGCTCGACCAGCCGGTGATCACCACCGGCTCCGACCGCGAGCTCACGATCACCTACGCCAACGCCTCCGCCCGCGACCTCCTCGCCCAGCTTTCCCGCAAGGCCGCGGCATTGCCGGCCGACCCCCTCGGCAAGCCGCTCGGCAGCGTCTACCCGAACCGCACCGCGCTCGACGTCGACGCCCTGAGCCGCGGCAACGCCCCGAAGCCGCACACCGCCCGCTTCGAGGACGAGGTCTGCGTCTTCCGCGTCGGCGCGCTGAAGGACCGCGGCTCCGCCTTCGCCGGCGCCTACCTCACGATCGAGGTGACGACCCAGCGCGAGCGCACCGCGACCCAGGTCGAGACCGACGTCGCCGGCCTCATGGGCACCGTGCGCAGTGCGCTCGACGTCCTCAAGGAACGGACCGGCGCGCTGGAGACGGCCGCCGCCTCGGGCACCAAGGACTCCGGCGAGGCCGCGAACGTCGCCAGCGACGCCGCCGACGCCATCCAGACCGTCGCCGCCGCGGTGGAGGAGCTCAACAACTCCTTCTCCGAGGTGGCCCAGCGCATCGCCAGGAACGCGGAGCTGGCGAGCGATGCCGCGACGACCACCCGTGGCGCCGCCGAGACGGCCGCGGCCCTCGAAGTCGCCGGCAAGCGCATCACCGAAGCCGTCGGCCTGATCGCCGCGATCGCCGAACAGACCAACCTCCTGGCCCTGAACGCGACGATCGAGGCCTCGCGTGCGGGGGAGGCGGGGCTCGGTTTCGCCGTCGTGGCGAGCGAGGTGAAGTCCCTCGCCGAGAGGTCGGCCAACGCCACCAACGAGATCTCCGGCGAGGTCGAGCGCTTCAACGTGGCCGGCCGGACCCTCATCGAGGCGATGGAGCACGTGCAGGATGCGATCCGCAACGTCGACGAGGTCTCGACCGCCGTCGCCGCCGCGGTCAACCAGCAGCAGGCGACCACGAAGGACATCGCCCACACGATCCTCGACGTCGCCAGCTCCGCGAGCCGCGTCCGCTCCCTGTCGCAGGCCGTCAACCAGGTCTCCGAACGCACCAGCGAGGCCGTCGGCGAGGTCAGCCGCGCCACCAGCCAGCTCGACGAGACCGGCCGCGAGCTGGCGAGCCGCGCCACCAACTTCCTCACGTCCATCCGTCAGGCCGCCTGA
- a CDS encoding Crp/Fnr family transcriptional regulator, producing MGHVGLEEASRLLARNGWLTQTPAPFRERILGASRLLHFERRQTIYDVGDPPRGAFGVATGAVNVEIALNSGGTHTAYVGTHGFWIGETAMVKNRPHVVSLVAARPCTVLHLSTEAFEEIAAEDPTAWRWIALLTAQLLESALQFIEDMMIPSSRERVVAILLSLSGCRDLATDNDLRAIDLTHEEVGRLTNLSRSRLATILRDLRDDGLIDCSYRTIRILEPSRLRECL from the coding sequence ATGGGCCATGTTGGACTGGAGGAGGCGTCTCGGCTGCTTGCCCGGAACGGGTGGCTGACCCAGACACCGGCTCCCTTTCGCGAACGCATCCTCGGCGCGTCCAGGCTGCTGCACTTCGAGCGCCGGCAGACGATCTACGACGTCGGTGATCCGCCGCGCGGCGCGTTCGGTGTCGCGACCGGCGCCGTGAACGTCGAGATCGCCCTCAACAGCGGCGGCACCCACACCGCCTATGTCGGCACGCACGGCTTCTGGATCGGCGAGACGGCGATGGTGAAGAACAGGCCGCACGTCGTCAGCCTCGTCGCCGCGCGACCCTGCACCGTGCTGCACCTCTCCACCGAGGCGTTCGAGGAGATCGCCGCCGAGGACCCGACCGCCTGGCGCTGGATCGCGCTCCTCACCGCCCAGCTCCTGGAAAGCGCGCTCCAGTTCATCGAGGACATGATGATCCCGTCCTCGCGCGAGCGCGTCGTGGCGATCCTGCTCAGCCTCAGCGGCTGCCGCGACCTCGCCACCGACAACGACCTGCGCGCCATCGACCTGACGCACGAGGAGGTCGGCCGCCTCACAAACCTCTCGCGCTCGCGCCTCGCCACCATCCTGCGCGACCTGCGCGACGACGGCCTCATCGACTGTTCCTACCGCACCATCCGCATTCTCGAGCCGAGCCGACTGCGCGAGTGCCTCTGA
- a CDS encoding siderophore ABC transporter substrate-binding protein — translation MKFPLSILAGSVVALALGTAAASATDIETATGAVEIDRTPKTIAVYDIAALDTINALGVTVAGVPDRLFLPELQPLARTAEVVGTIFEPDLEALNALAPDLVVVGGRSARQASETARVAQTIDMTIDGTELLDETLARIETYGILFGKEDRAETLAATLDEDIAEARAAVEGKGDALIIMTNGPKISVYGPGTRFGWLHSELGIPPAVDDLGAGIHGDAVSFEFVASANPDWLIVVDRAAAIGSGEQNARATLDNVLVRGTKAWSEGHVIYLPAADFYIAAGGADATGRILKAITEGFTAGK, via the coding sequence ATGAAGTTCCCCCTCAGTATCCTCGCCGGCTCCGTCGTGGCCCTCGCCCTCGGCACCGCCGCCGCGAGCGCCACCGACATCGAGACCGCCACCGGCGCCGTCGAGATCGACAGGACGCCGAAGACCATCGCCGTCTACGACATCGCCGCCCTCGACACGATCAACGCCCTCGGCGTGACGGTCGCCGGCGTGCCGGACAGGCTCTTCCTCCCCGAGCTCCAGCCCCTAGCCCGGACCGCCGAGGTCGTCGGCACGATCTTCGAGCCCGACCTCGAGGCGCTCAACGCGCTCGCGCCGGACCTCGTCGTCGTCGGCGGCCGCTCCGCCCGGCAGGCGTCCGAGACCGCCCGCGTCGCCCAGACCATCGACATGACAATCGACGGCACCGAGCTCCTCGACGAGACGCTGGCGCGGATCGAGACCTACGGCATCCTCTTCGGCAAGGAGGACCGGGCCGAGACCCTCGCCGCCACCCTCGACGAGGACATCGCCGAGGCCCGCGCCGCCGTCGAAGGCAAGGGCGACGCGCTCATCATCATGACCAACGGCCCCAAGATCTCCGTCTACGGCCCCGGCACGCGCTTCGGGTGGCTGCACTCCGAACTCGGCATCCCGCCCGCGGTGGACGACCTCGGCGCGGGCATCCACGGCGACGCCGTCTCGTTCGAGTTCGTCGCCAGTGCCAACCCGGACTGGCTGATCGTCGTCGACCGCGCCGCCGCCATCGGCTCGGGCGAGCAGAACGCCCGGGCGACGCTCGACAACGTCCTCGTCCGGGGCACCAAGGCCTGGAGCGAGGGCCACGTCATCTACCTCCCGGCCGCCGACTTCTACATCGCGGCGGGCGGCGCCGACGCCACCGGCCGGATCCTGAAGGCGATCACAGAAGGCTTCACGGCCGGAAAGTGA
- a CDS encoding acyl-CoA dehydrogenase family protein → MDQPMPAASLPPAARTTRAASAERSRNIAPDTRGLDYFAIDHALRSLLPLYMDGALLAHLTPHLAELGALAGGHLGALADNAERHEPVLHRRDRTGRDEEWLEFHPAYREMEAIAFGRFGMHAMTNRPGVLGWPDRMPPIAKYVFHYLFSQAEFGLLCPVNLTDSSSHLVDLFGSEEIRARYLPRMWSQDMNELMKCAQFMTEKAGGSDIGRSDLTAVRDGADWRLWGEKWFCSNVDAEAAVLLARPEGGAEGSRGLGLFLMPRTLPDGTRNAYRIVRLKEKMGSRSMASGEIVFEGALAYQLGALDQGLKQMLVMVNSSRISHLTRAAGMMRRCLNEALVAARHRNAFGKAVVDHPLMRRQLMKLMVPTEQALSALLYTAAVSSDPSPRAERLLRILTPICKYRACRDNVPVATGALEARGGNGYIEDWPNSRLVRDAHLGLLWEGTSNINALDAVQRAVGKARAHETLGEDLAGRLDRADLPGQFRTRLSAAVGRAVRFADEVAADPAHERFSREASGQLYHAVTATLMATEGQALGEAGGDARRLLLARFVLEHRMHEGGPPSLSARAWEDEAIALLLADTPVPLATATRLAQA, encoded by the coding sequence ATGGACCAGCCGATGCCAGCCGCAAGCCTTCCACCCGCCGCGCGGACCACCCGGGCGGCGTCGGCGGAGCGGTCGCGCAACATCGCGCCGGACACGCGCGGCCTCGACTACTTCGCCATCGACCACGCGCTGCGAAGCCTCCTGCCGCTCTACATGGACGGGGCCCTCCTCGCCCATCTGACGCCCCATCTCGCCGAGCTGGGCGCGCTCGCAGGCGGGCACCTCGGCGCGCTCGCCGATAACGCCGAGCGGCACGAGCCGGTCCTGCACCGGCGCGACCGGACCGGACGCGACGAGGAATGGCTGGAGTTCCACCCCGCCTACCGCGAGATGGAGGCGATCGCGTTCGGCCGCTTCGGCATGCACGCGATGACGAACCGGCCGGGTGTGCTGGGATGGCCCGACAGGATGCCGCCGATCGCCAAGTACGTGTTCCACTACCTCTTCTCGCAGGCCGAGTTCGGGCTCCTCTGCCCGGTCAACCTGACCGACAGCTCCTCCCACCTCGTCGACCTCTTCGGCTCCGAGGAGATCCGCGCCCGCTACCTGCCGCGGATGTGGAGCCAGGACATGAACGAGCTGATGAAGTGCGCGCAGTTCATGACCGAGAAGGCGGGCGGCTCGGACATCGGCCGCTCCGACCTCACGGCCGTCCGCGACGGCGCCGACTGGCGGCTCTGGGGCGAGAAATGGTTCTGCTCCAACGTCGACGCCGAGGCGGCGGTCCTGCTCGCCCGGCCCGAGGGCGGGGCCGAGGGGAGCCGGGGGCTCGGCCTATTCCTGATGCCGCGGACACTGCCGGACGGGACGCGCAACGCCTACCGCATCGTGCGGCTGAAGGAGAAGATGGGCTCCCGGTCCATGGCGAGCGGGGAGATCGTGTTCGAGGGCGCGCTCGCCTACCAGCTCGGCGCGCTGGACCAGGGGCTGAAGCAGATGCTCGTGATGGTGAACTCCTCGCGCATCTCGCACCTGACGCGCGCGGCCGGCATGATGCGGCGCTGCCTCAACGAGGCGCTGGTGGCCGCGCGGCACCGCAACGCGTTCGGCAAGGCGGTGGTCGACCACCCGCTGATGCGCCGGCAGCTCATGAAGCTCATGGTGCCGACCGAGCAGGCGCTGTCCGCCCTCCTCTACACCGCCGCGGTCTCGTCCGACCCGTCGCCGCGCGCCGAGCGGCTGCTGCGCATCCTGACCCCGATCTGCAAATACCGCGCGTGCCGCGACAACGTGCCGGTCGCGACGGGGGCGCTCGAGGCGCGGGGCGGCAACGGCTATATCGAGGACTGGCCCAACTCACGGCTGGTGCGCGACGCACACCTGGGGCTCTTGTGGGAGGGAACGTCCAACATCAACGCCCTGGACGCAGTGCAGCGGGCCGTCGGCAAGGCCCGGGCGCACGAAACACTGGGTGAGGACCTTGCCGGGCGCCTCGACCGCGCGGACCTGCCGGGACAGTTCCGGACCCGCCTCTCCGCCGCGGTCGGCCGGGCAGTGCGGTTCGCGGACGAGGTCGCCGCCGATCCCGCCCACGAGCGGTTCAGCCGCGAGGCGTCCGGCCAGCTCTACCACGCCGTGACCGCGACGCTGATGGCGACGGAGGGGCAAGCCCTGGGCGAGGCCGGCGGCGACGCGCGCCGCCTGCTGCTGGCCCGCTTCGTGCTGGAGCACAGGATGCACGAGGGTGGCCCGCCGAGCCTCTCGGCCAGAGCGTGGGAGGACGAGGCCATCGCCCTCCTCCTCGCCGACACGCCGGTCCCGCTCGCGACCGCCACCCGACTGGCGCAGGCCTGA
- a CDS encoding ABC transporter permease, whose translation MSVPTGLHPSPRARPGLRLDLAAAIVLFAALVVASLLVGVGDLGGAGGLQLLVVSRVPRTLAAILTGAGLAIAGLVMQTLAKNRFVEPMTAGTGQAAGLGILAMTILAPGASIALKSLAATVAAFAGTALFLALVRRLPPTQPFLVPLFAIVYGGVVGAVTTAVAWETDLLQYLDIWTNGEFSAVMQGRYELLWVNAAIVAAAWWVADRLTILSLGRDTAVGLGLNYAVMLQAGLAIVALVAGVTVATVGAIPFVGLVVPALVARRYGEDVRAVLPIIAAGGAGLVLACDLLARVVRFPYELPVGTVLAVVGAAVFLAVIFARPRQT comes from the coding sequence GTGAGCGTCCCGACCGGCCTTCACCCGTCGCCCCGGGCCCGTCCCGGCCTGCGCCTCGACCTCGCGGCGGCGATCGTCCTGTTCGCGGCGCTCGTCGTCGCTAGCCTTCTCGTGGGCGTCGGCGACCTCGGCGGCGCGGGCGGGCTGCAGCTCCTCGTGGTGAGCCGCGTGCCGCGCACCCTCGCCGCCATCCTCACCGGCGCCGGCCTCGCCATCGCCGGCCTCGTCATGCAGACACTGGCGAAGAACCGCTTCGTCGAGCCGATGACGGCCGGCACCGGCCAGGCCGCCGGACTGGGGATCCTGGCGATGACGATCCTCGCCCCCGGGGCCTCCATCGCGCTCAAGAGCCTCGCGGCGACCGTGGCCGCGTTCGCCGGCACCGCCCTCTTCCTGGCGCTGGTGCGCCGCCTGCCGCCGACGCAACCCTTCCTGGTGCCGCTCTTCGCCATCGTCTACGGCGGCGTCGTCGGCGCCGTCACGACGGCCGTCGCCTGGGAGACCGACCTCCTGCAGTACCTAGACATCTGGACCAACGGGGAATTCTCCGCCGTCATGCAGGGGCGATACGAGTTGTTGTGGGTCAACGCCGCCATCGTCGCCGCCGCCTGGTGGGTGGCCGACCGCCTCACCATCCTCTCCCTCGGCCGGGACACCGCCGTCGGCCTCGGCCTCAACTATGCGGTGATGCTGCAGGCTGGCCTCGCCATCGTCGCCCTCGTCGCCGGCGTCACCGTGGCGACGGTCGGGGCGATCCCGTTCGTCGGGCTCGTCGTGCCGGCCCTCGTGGCGCGACGCTACGGGGAGGACGTGCGCGCGGTGCTGCCTATCATCGCCGCCGGCGGCGCGGGGCTGGTGCTCGCCTGCGACCTCCTCGCCCGCGTCGTGCGCTTCCCGTACGAGCTGCCGGTCGGCACCGTCCTCGCGGTGGTCGGCGCGGCGGTCTTCCTCGCCGTCATCTTCGCCCGCCCGCGCCAGACCTGA
- a CDS encoding alpha/beta hydrolase codes for MPTFGHAMARRAAVATFLAAAVLPTGPASADRAAPAGAPGTTATPFIEPVTMPVTIPRAEQVDLVSDQSGATYRIYIWRPATPPPPEGYPVVTVLDGNAVFGMATDIMGFAGLRPRAGGIEPAVIVGIGYPIDRPMDLERRSYDLTPPAATMNLPPRPNGRPWPEVGGADAFLDFIEDQVKPLVAARLPVDPARQVLMGHSFGGLFTLHVLLTRPGAFSAYLAGSPSIWFNDRHVDGEADALVASGRGVNARLFLAVGGDEQRAEPGPATAGGMDPKERQRWKRQNRMVDNTREMAARLSAVPGLTVAFQEFAGEDHGSVVPAFMSRALRFALGPDPAAPEPATAPK; via the coding sequence ATGCCGACCTTCGGACACGCCATGGCGCGCCGCGCCGCGGTCGCGACCTTCCTCGCCGCCGCCGTCCTCCCCACCGGTCCGGCGTCCGCCGACCGCGCCGCACCGGCCGGCGCCCCGGGCACGACCGCAACGCCTTTCATCGAGCCTGTCACGATGCCCGTCACCATCCCGCGCGCCGAGCAGGTCGACCTCGTCTCGGACCAGTCCGGCGCGACCTACCGCATCTACATCTGGCGTCCGGCAACGCCGCCGCCGCCCGAGGGTTACCCGGTCGTCACCGTCCTCGACGGCAACGCGGTCTTCGGCATGGCGACCGACATCATGGGCTTCGCCGGCCTCCGGCCCCGCGCCGGCGGCATCGAGCCCGCCGTGATCGTGGGGATCGGCTACCCCATCGACCGCCCGATGGACCTCGAACGCCGCAGCTACGACCTGACTCCCCCGGCCGCGACCATGAACCTGCCGCCGCGCCCCAACGGCCGGCCCTGGCCCGAGGTGGGCGGCGCCGACGCGTTCCTGGACTTCATCGAGGATCAGGTGAAGCCGCTGGTCGCGGCGCGCCTCCCGGTCGACCCCGCGCGGCAGGTCCTGATGGGGCACTCCTTCGGCGGCCTCTTCACGCTGCACGTCCTCCTGACGCGGCCCGGGGCGTTTTCCGCCTACCTCGCCGGCAGCCCGTCCATCTGGTTCAACGACCGCCACGTCGACGGTGAGGCGGACGCCCTCGTCGCATCGGGGCGCGGGGTGAACGCCCGTCTGTTCCTCGCGGTCGGGGGCGACGAGCAGCGTGCCGAGCCCGGCCCGGCCACCGCCGGCGGCATGGACCCGAAGGAGCGCCAGCGCTGGAAGCGGCAGAACCGCATGGTCGACAACACGCGCGAGATGGCGGCCCGGCTCAGCGCGGTCCCCGGCCTCACCGTGGCCTTCCAGGAGTTCGCCGGGGAAGACCACGGCTCCGTGGTGCCGGCCTTCATGAGCCGCGCCCTGCGTTTCGCCCTCGGCCCGGACCCGGCCGCCCCGGAGCCCGCGACCGCGCCGAAGTGA
- a CDS encoding helix-turn-helix transcriptional regulator, which translates to MRLEDVARAVGASVSTLQRLFHAVHGASIYGVVRERRLVEARLALEGGSLSITEAAERAGYRSPANFATAFKRQFGVSPSDVARRART; encoded by the coding sequence ATGCGCCTCGAGGACGTCGCCCGTGCCGTCGGCGCCAGCGTCTCGACCCTGCAGCGCCTCTTCCACGCGGTGCACGGCGCGTCGATCTACGGCGTCGTGCGCGAGCGCCGTCTCGTCGAGGCGCGGCTCGCGCTGGAAGGCGGCAGCCTCTCCATCACCGAGGCCGCCGAGCGGGCCGGCTACCGCAGCCCGGCCAACTTCGCCACCGCCTTCAAGCGCCAGTTCGGCGTCTCGCCGAGCGACGTCGCCCGCCGCGCGCGCACCTGA
- a CDS encoding DUF2218 domain-containing protein, giving the protein MPHLRSRVATGKASRYIAQLCKHFAHKVDATWDESAGDVDFGFGTLRLAADTEALTLHATSDTPEGLARVEWVVTDHLQRFAWREKPTIEWSAAAPSAAPSAD; this is encoded by the coding sequence ATGCCACACCTCAGGTCCCGCGTGGCCACCGGGAAGGCGTCACGCTACATCGCCCAGCTCTGCAAGCACTTCGCCCATAAGGTGGATGCAACGTGGGACGAGAGCGCGGGCGACGTGGACTTCGGCTTCGGCACGCTGCGCCTCGCCGCCGACACCGAGGCGCTGACCCTTCATGCGACCTCCGACACGCCGGAGGGCCTCGCCCGCGTCGAGTGGGTGGTGACCGACCATCTGCAGCGCTTCGCCTGGCGGGAGAAGCCGACGATCGAGTGGAGCGCCGCCGCCCCCTCCGCCGCCCCTTCCGCCGACTGA